A window of Streptomyces gilvosporeus contains these coding sequences:
- a CDS encoding GNAT family N-acetyltransferase, with the protein MSDIEIRRATEADLPDIVAMLADDPLGATRESPDDLAPYRSAYQAIAADPQQYLAVAVRAGRTVGTLQLTVLPGLSRRGAARSLIEAVRIHADARGSGLGTQLIEWAIEESRARGCVLVQLTSDASRIEAHRFYERLGFEASHLGFKRLL; encoded by the coding sequence ATGAGCGATATCGAGATACGCCGCGCGACCGAGGCCGATCTGCCCGACATCGTCGCGATGCTGGCCGACGACCCGCTGGGCGCCACCCGCGAGTCTCCGGATGATCTGGCCCCGTACCGCTCCGCGTACCAGGCGATCGCGGCCGATCCGCAGCAGTACCTGGCCGTCGCGGTCCGTGCCGGCCGTACGGTCGGCACGCTCCAGCTCACCGTCCTCCCCGGGCTCTCCCGCCGCGGCGCCGCCCGTTCGCTGATCGAGGCCGTACGGATCCACGCCGACGCGCGGGGCAGCGGCCTGGGCACTCAGCTCATCGAATGGGCGATCGAGGAATCCCGGGCGCGTGGCTGCGTGCTGGTGCAGCTGACGTCCGACGCCAGCCGCATCGAGGCCCACCGCTTCTACGAGCGCCTCGGCTTCGAGGCCTCCCACCTGGGCTTCAAGCGTCTCCTGTAG
- a CDS encoding MarR family winged helix-turn-helix transcriptional regulator, whose translation MTQQTHATPQAVAEGAPGSGLAQGWCALSALHGRIESHIERALQAQHDLSVREFSVINVLSEQHSGPGGHLRMHQVADAVVLSQSATTRLVTRLEDRGLLERYLCPDDRRGIYTNVTPDGLTLLAEARPTHDTALREALQDAAQRPELAPLVTAVETLAPSE comes from the coding sequence ATGACGCAGCAGACGCACGCGACGCCGCAGGCAGTGGCCGAGGGAGCGCCCGGCAGTGGGCTCGCCCAGGGCTGGTGCGCCCTCTCCGCGCTCCACGGCCGCATCGAGTCGCACATCGAGCGGGCACTCCAGGCCCAGCATGACCTCAGCGTCCGCGAGTTCTCGGTCATCAACGTGCTCAGCGAGCAGCACAGCGGGCCAGGCGGCCATCTGCGGATGCACCAGGTGGCGGACGCCGTGGTCCTCAGCCAGAGCGCCACCACCCGGCTGGTCACCCGCCTCGAGGATCGCGGGCTGCTGGAGCGCTATCTGTGCCCGGACGACCGGCGCGGCATCTACACCAACGTCACGCCGGACGGCCTCACCCTCCTGGCAGAGGCCCGGCCGACACATGACACCGCACTGCGCGAGGCCCTCCAGGACGCCGCCCAGCGCCCCGAGCTGGCGCCCTTGGTCACGGCCGTGGAGACGCTCGCGCCCTCGGAGTAG
- a CDS encoding MFS transporter, which translates to MPLALLALAIGAFGIGTTEFAVMGLLPDMAESFGVSIPLAGYATTLYAMGVVAGAPLMTALGTRFTRKQMLTLLMGLFIVGNLLTGLAPGFGLMLVGRIVAAFTHGAFFGIGALVAADLVAPDKRATALSLMFSGLTVANVVGVPAGTLLAQQFGWRVTFYAIAGLGVLALLGVVLLLPAQRAKAAARLGSELAVFRNPQVGLAMLMTILGFGGVFAAVTYLASMMTEVTGFAPSSVIWLTAVFGLGMVGGNLVSGRFTDRAMMPMLYVALTGLALVLGAFVFTAHNKAAATVTIALIGFFGFATVPPLQKRVMDQAAAAPTLASAGNIAAFNFGNALAAWLGGLVISAGLGYTATNWVGALMTVAALGVAVFASTLERRTARRGRVVTGGSSAVAEQPISPMTEQPVAH; encoded by the coding sequence ATGCCTCTCGCACTCCTGGCCCTCGCCATCGGTGCCTTCGGGATCGGAACGACCGAGTTCGCGGTCATGGGCCTGCTGCCCGACATGGCGGAGAGCTTTGGTGTCTCCATCCCGCTCGCCGGCTATGCGACCACCCTCTACGCCATGGGCGTGGTGGCCGGTGCACCGCTGATGACCGCGCTCGGCACGCGCTTCACGCGCAAGCAGATGCTGACGCTGCTGATGGGCCTGTTCATCGTGGGCAACCTGCTCACGGGCCTCGCGCCGGGCTTCGGCCTGATGCTGGTGGGGCGGATCGTCGCCGCCTTCACCCATGGCGCGTTCTTCGGTATCGGTGCCCTGGTGGCCGCCGACCTCGTCGCGCCCGACAAGCGCGCCACCGCGCTTTCGCTGATGTTCAGCGGCCTGACCGTCGCCAATGTCGTTGGTGTCCCGGCGGGCACCCTGCTCGCCCAGCAGTTCGGCTGGCGGGTCACGTTCTACGCCATCGCCGGGCTCGGTGTGCTCGCCCTGCTGGGCGTCGTCCTGCTCCTCCCCGCACAGCGGGCGAAAGCGGCCGCGCGCCTCGGCAGCGAGCTCGCGGTCTTCCGTAACCCACAGGTCGGCCTCGCGATGCTGATGACGATCCTCGGCTTCGGCGGTGTCTTCGCGGCCGTCACGTACCTCGCCTCGATGATGACCGAGGTCACCGGCTTCGCCCCGTCCTCGGTGATCTGGCTGACGGCCGTCTTCGGCCTCGGCATGGTGGGCGGAAACCTGGTCTCCGGCCGCTTCACCGACCGCGCCATGATGCCGATGCTCTACGTGGCGCTGACCGGTCTGGCGCTGGTGCTGGGCGCGTTCGTCTTCACCGCGCACAACAAGGCCGCCGCCACCGTCACCATCGCCCTGATCGGCTTCTTCGGCTTCGCGACCGTACCGCCGTTGCAGAAGCGGGTGATGGACCAGGCCGCTGCCGCCCCCACCCTTGCCTCGGCGGGCAATATCGCCGCCTTCAACTTCGGCAATGCGCTGGCGGCTTGGCTCGGTGGACTCGTCATCTCGGCTGGCCTCGGCTACACCGCGACCAACTGGGTCGGCGCGCTGATGACCGTCGCGGCGCTTGGTGTGGCGGTCTTCGCCTCCACCCTGGAACGGCGTACGGCGCGACGTGGCCGCGTGGTGACCGGCGGATCCTCCGCGGTCGCCGAGCAGCCGATATCGCCGATGACCGAGCAGCCGGTCGCCCACTAG
- a CDS encoding pyridoxal-phosphate-dependent aminotransferase family protein: protein MTAVSDSTANPAAPDLLDLPPLTAAHFARIEDKVAALMGTRCDVVAMQGEALLPLEACIRSAVRPGSTALNIITGPYGETFGGWLRSCGAEVITLTAPFTGAVSPRQVADALREHPEIDFVSLVHAEAATGNTNPVAEIGAVVREHGALLMLDAVASVGAEPLRTDEWGVDLCVIGGQKALAGPAGVSVASVSARAWERITANEQAPRRSYLSLRDWKESWIDGGRAALPHAPAQLEMLALEQAVDHIDAEGLDAVMTRHRAAAAAVRAGARVLGGLVPYVIRDEDAAPAATTLRAPQGVDAREVVSAALAADGSVPVQAAAGALAKEMIRVNHYGRAADRGVALASLAALAGGLRTLSTEVDEAAAVGAAAAAWDEVVAGR, encoded by the coding sequence ATGACTGCCGTGTCTGACTCGACCGCGAACCCCGCCGCCCCGGATCTGCTCGACCTGCCGCCGCTCACCGCAGCGCACTTCGCGCGGATCGAGGACAAGGTCGCCGCGTTGATGGGTACCCGCTGCGATGTGGTGGCGATGCAGGGGGAGGCGCTGCTGCCGCTGGAGGCCTGCATCCGCTCGGCCGTACGGCCCGGCAGCACCGCGCTCAACATCATCACCGGTCCTTACGGCGAGACCTTCGGCGGCTGGCTGCGCTCGTGCGGCGCCGAAGTCATCACCCTCACCGCGCCGTTCACGGGTGCGGTGAGCCCCCGTCAGGTGGCGGACGCGCTGCGCGAGCACCCCGAGATCGACTTTGTCAGCCTGGTGCACGCCGAGGCCGCGACGGGCAACACCAACCCGGTCGCCGAGATCGGTGCCGTGGTGCGCGAGCACGGGGCGCTGCTGATGCTCGATGCGGTCGCCTCGGTCGGCGCCGAGCCGCTGCGTACCGATGAGTGGGGCGTGGACCTGTGTGTGATCGGCGGGCAGAAGGCGCTGGCCGGGCCGGCCGGGGTGTCCGTGGCGTCGGTCAGCGCCCGGGCCTGGGAGCGGATCACGGCCAATGAGCAGGCCCCGCGACGCTCGTACCTCTCGCTGCGGGACTGGAAGGAGAGTTGGATCGACGGCGGCCGCGCGGCTCTGCCGCATGCGCCGGCGCAGCTGGAGATGCTCGCTTTGGAGCAGGCGGTGGACCATATCGACGCCGAGGGACTGGATGCCGTCATGACGAGGCATCGGGCGGCGGCCGCGGCGGTTCGGGCAGGCGCGCGGGTGCTGGGCGGACTGGTGCCGTATGTGATCCGGGACGAGGACGCGGCGCCCGCCGCGACCACGCTGCGCGCACCGCAGGGCGTGGATGCCCGCGAGGTGGTGTCCGCCGCGCTCGCCGCCGATGGGTCGGTGCCGGTGCAGGCCGCCGCGGGCGCGCTGGCCAAGGAGATGATCCGGGTGAACCACTACGGCCGGGCCGCGGACCGCGGTGTGGCGCTGGCTTCGCTGGCGGCGCTGGCCGGTGGCCTGCGGACGCTGAGCACGGAGGTGGACGAGGCCGCTGCCGTCGGGGCGGCGGCAGCGGCGTGGGACGAGGTCGTTGCCGGTCGCTGA
- a CDS encoding serine hydrolase domain-containing protein codes for MTTAASAQSPAEEPKVHDTVAQGPAAQGSAAQETEALPEPRAGEPGPVAGAAGTVDTGEAYTELLPETRRALLRRLAVGQAEGRAPSMMGAVVRGGRTVWTGARTSVPGEVPHGEVQYRIGSLTKTFVAVMVLRLRDEGLLELEDRIGTHLEGTPVPHATVAQLLAHSSGLAAEPRGPWWERTAGELRPEPADLFGDRPQCLPVGRRHHYSNPGYALLGALVERLRDGEPWGELLRREVLEPLGMARTTLHPQMPHAGGWAVHPWADALLPEPAEDTGLMGPAGQLWSTLEDLCRWAAFLLRGDERVLSAATLAEMRAPAVPPEGPEWEAGYGLGLQLVRTPPRRAANGEDASGGRRLAGHTGSMPGFLAALWMDTEADVAGIALANCTSGPAVGAIAADLLEIVADREPRIPEPWRPLAGPLDEDLLALTGPWYWGARPFVLRLTEERGLELTPLSGAGRGSRFRPETDGSWTGLDGYYAGETLRVVHEEDGSVSHLDLGTFVFTRGPYEPTGPVPGGVDAEGWRV; via the coding sequence ATGACCACCGCCGCGTCCGCCCAGTCCCCGGCGGAGGAGCCGAAGGTCCACGACACTGTGGCCCAGGGCCCAGCTGCCCAGGGCTCTGCGGCACAAGAGACCGAGGCCCTGCCCGAACCGCGAGCCGGCGAGCCGGGACCGGTGGCCGGAGCGGCGGGGACGGTCGACACCGGCGAGGCCTATACCGAGCTGCTGCCGGAAACCCGGCGGGCGCTGCTGCGTCGGCTGGCGGTCGGACAGGCCGAGGGACGAGCGCCCTCGATGATGGGCGCGGTGGTCCGCGGCGGACGGACCGTATGGACGGGAGCCCGGACATCGGTGCCGGGCGAGGTGCCGCACGGCGAGGTGCAGTACCGGATCGGTTCGCTCACCAAGACCTTCGTCGCGGTGATGGTGCTGCGGCTGCGCGACGAGGGCCTGCTGGAACTGGAGGACCGGATCGGCACGCATCTGGAGGGAACGCCGGTGCCCCATGCCACGGTCGCTCAACTGCTGGCACACAGCTCGGGGCTTGCCGCGGAGCCACGCGGTCCGTGGTGGGAACGGACCGCGGGCGAGCTGCGCCCCGAGCCGGCCGATCTCTTCGGCGACCGGCCGCAGTGCCTTCCGGTAGGACGGCGGCATCACTACTCCAATCCCGGCTACGCGCTGCTCGGCGCGCTCGTGGAACGGCTCCGGGACGGTGAGCCCTGGGGCGAGCTGCTACGGCGCGAGGTACTGGAACCGCTGGGGATGGCGCGTACGACGCTGCACCCGCAGATGCCGCATGCGGGCGGCTGGGCGGTGCACCCGTGGGCCGATGCACTGCTGCCCGAACCGGCCGAGGACACGGGGCTGATGGGACCGGCCGGCCAGCTGTGGTCCACGCTGGAAGACCTGTGCCGGTGGGCGGCGTTCCTCCTGCGCGGCGACGAACGCGTGCTCAGCGCTGCCACCCTGGCCGAGATGCGGGCCCCGGCGGTGCCGCCCGAGGGGCCGGAATGGGAGGCGGGCTACGGCCTGGGGCTCCAGCTCGTACGGACGCCACCCCGTAGGGCGGCCAACGGCGAGGACGCCTCGGGCGGGCGCCGACTGGCCGGGCACACCGGCTCCATGCCGGGTTTCCTGGCCGCCCTGTGGATGGACACCGAGGCGGACGTCGCAGGGATTGCGCTGGCCAACTGCACCTCGGGGCCCGCGGTCGGCGCCATCGCGGCCGACCTTCTGGAGATCGTGGCCGACCGTGAACCGCGCATCCCCGAGCCCTGGCGTCCGCTGGCCGGCCCCCTCGACGAGGACCTGCTGGCGCTGACCGGACCGTGGTACTGGGGCGCCCGGCCGTTCGTGTTGCGGCTGACCGAGGAGCGCGGCCTGGAGCTGACACCTCTGTCGGGCGCCGGACGCGGTTCGCGCTTCCGGCCGGAGACGGACGGCAGCTGGACGGGCCTGGACGGCTACTACGCGGGCGAGACGCTGCGGGTGGTGCACGAGGAGGACGGCTCGGTCAGCCATCTGGACCTCGGAACGTTCGTCTTCACCCGCGGTCCGTACGAGCCCACCGGGCCGGTGCCGGGCGGCGTCGATGCGGAGGGCTGGCGGGTCTGA
- a CDS encoding MerR family transcriptional regulator, with the protein MDEDELLGIGAFARRVGLAPSALRFYDDCGVLRPARVDEATGYRYYGADQAGRGVRLRRLRAAGLPLLDVAVVLDGPREAAQGVLRAHLERTRRTADEARAVVEEFLREATGDAATCWARARVDGAELAAAVRQVAPAVASGEARDAFPVLGCVLLELVDGEVQLVATDRYRLAVRVLRAADFEGGAGRALIGAEQAQGLAEWALRQMTVEVECGVPAASVPDAASAFDAAVLRLRGDADGECWEWPQAPLQRQDQDAAAFPDYRSMLEGLEAGRYRIIVDRVGLRDAAAGRGEVVFLAMDAGDSGEPQLEVTGGERLPIRLRAVFHVKHRAMFHVKHGAVPRIAFAPAVLLPALEAGVGPDVLLEISAADRPVVVRSADQGSFTTLVMPVSERTGGSAHADRTDD; encoded by the coding sequence CGAGCGCGTTGCGGTTCTACGACGACTGCGGTGTGCTGCGGCCGGCCCGGGTGGATGAGGCGACGGGCTACCGGTACTACGGGGCGGATCAGGCCGGCCGGGGTGTGCGGCTGCGGAGGCTGCGAGCGGCGGGGCTTCCGCTGCTGGATGTCGCGGTGGTGCTCGACGGACCACGGGAAGCGGCGCAAGGAGTGCTGCGGGCACATCTGGAGCGGACGCGGCGTACCGCGGACGAGGCCCGGGCAGTGGTCGAGGAATTTCTGCGGGAGGCGACGGGCGATGCTGCGACCTGCTGGGCACGAGCACGGGTCGATGGAGCCGAACTCGCCGCCGCAGTACGGCAGGTGGCACCCGCGGTTGCATCGGGGGAGGCGCGCGATGCGTTTCCGGTGCTGGGGTGTGTGCTGCTCGAACTCGTCGACGGCGAGGTGCAGTTGGTGGCGACGGACCGGTATCGGCTCGCCGTGCGGGTGCTGCGGGCCGCGGACTTCGAGGGCGGCGCGGGTAGGGCGCTGATCGGTGCGGAGCAGGCACAGGGACTGGCGGAGTGGGCCCTGCGGCAGATGACGGTCGAGGTGGAATGCGGGGTGCCGGCGGCGTCCGTGCCGGATGCGGCATCGGCCTTCGATGCGGCGGTGTTGCGGCTTCGGGGCGATGCGGACGGGGAGTGCTGGGAGTGGCCGCAGGCACCGCTCCAGAGGCAGGACCAGGACGCCGCGGCATTTCCGGACTATCGGTCGATGCTGGAGGGGCTGGAGGCTGGACGGTACCGGATCATCGTGGACCGGGTCGGGCTGCGGGACGCGGCCGCCGGACGAGGTGAGGTGGTGTTCCTCGCCATGGACGCGGGGGACAGCGGCGAACCGCAACTTGAGGTGACGGGCGGGGAGCGGCTCCCCATTCGGCTGCGAGCCGTGTTTCACGTGAAACATCGGGCCATGTTTCACGTGAAACATGGGGCGGTACCGCGGATCGCCTTCGCTCCGGCGGTGCTGCTACCGGCGCTGGAGGCCGGTGTGGGGCCCGATGTGCTGCTGGAAATCTCCGCAGCGGACCGGCCGGTGGTGGTCCGCTCCGCCGATCAGGGGAGTTTCACGACGCTGGTGATGCCGGTGAGCGAGCGGACCGGTGGCTCTGCGCATGCGGATCGCACCGATGACTGA
- a CDS encoding TetR/AcrR family transcriptional regulator: MPLGEIARRAGVGAGTVYRHFPSKEALFRASIVDRIVLFTDTARDLADAEDPGGVFFRFLSSVVRLAARNKALCDALEASGQVDAEMSPEPERDFATALGVLLVRAQQAGAVRPDIDLDDVRAVMVGCMSMERQRSGDGATTSVPGRMTALMCDGLRADRSVTKLPTVAAGHNETRCEVCAGPVTAARTGRPPRYCRAACRQKAHRARERTRRDNGARRPTDKAPDGPARATGDA, from the coding sequence GTGCCGCTCGGTGAGATCGCACGGCGGGCCGGCGTGGGAGCCGGGACCGTGTATCGCCATTTCCCTTCCAAAGAAGCCTTGTTCAGGGCCTCGATCGTGGACCGGATAGTACTTTTCACGGATACGGCAAGGGACTTGGCCGATGCAGAGGACCCGGGCGGGGTGTTCTTTCGCTTTCTGTCGTCGGTCGTCCGGCTCGCCGCCCGGAACAAAGCGCTGTGCGATGCACTGGAGGCATCGGGCCAGGTGGATGCGGAGATGTCGCCGGAGCCGGAGCGGGACTTCGCGACGGCCCTCGGGGTGCTCCTGGTGCGCGCCCAACAGGCAGGCGCCGTACGACCGGACATCGACCTCGACGATGTCCGTGCGGTGATGGTCGGGTGTATGTCGATGGAGCGGCAGCGGTCCGGTGACGGGGCGACGACGTCGGTGCCGGGTCGGATGACGGCGCTGATGTGTGACGGGCTGCGAGCCGACCGCAGCGTAACGAAACTACCAACGGTGGCGGCCGGACATAACGAAACACGGTGCGAGGTGTGCGCCGGGCCGGTGACGGCGGCCCGAACCGGCCGGCCGCCGCGCTACTGCCGTGCCGCCTGCCGACAGAAGGCACACCGGGCACGGGAGCGGACCCGACGCGACAACGGTGCACGACGGCCGACGGACAAGGCTCCTGACGGGCCCGCCCGAGCTACAGGAGACGCTTGA